Proteins encoded by one window of Channa argus isolate prfri chromosome 1, Channa argus male v1.0, whole genome shotgun sequence:
- the tshz1 gene encoding teashirt homolog 1 encodes MPRRKQQAPRRSAAYGPEDDFKVGKTDEDEHLQDDGLSLDGQDADFLFNDDEDGRDHYSCQNSPLSNGTNPDAGYASPLSTTSEQLVDFKTTSPFNDGQDKVKETLGESESINGLSLQDSLAKMKAVYANLISDASWSSIALDVLKSKQGNNFETSNGNGSSHKGSNGFLNSHSPGNIHLKSRCSSNSTSVSTNVSTSITNTRTVSSNTGTGVGSGNTGGLAYDWHQAALAKTLQHTPYQLLPEPSLFSTVQLYRQNNKLYGPVFTGASKFRCKDCSAAYDTLVGLTVHMNETGHYRDDNKDTEDDRSKKWSKPRKRSLLEMEGKEDAQKVLKCMYCGHSFESLQDLSVHMIKTKHYQKVPLKEPMPALTSKLVPPTKKRAFQELMSPSSPESVSSGILLGESPKDQKVANPYVTPNNRYGYQNGASYTWQFEARKAQILKCMECGSSHDTLQQLTAHMMVTGHFLKVTNSASKKGKQLVFDPVIEEKIQSIPLPPTTTRFPASNGKLQSDSPMEPASPESKNDEKKGEELDEERIEAREQGKKIKEEKEESPDTADKPGKTRSYQYLREEDLEETPKGGFDILKSLENTVSSAISKAQTGTPTWGGYPSIHAAYQLHGSLKSTLPSCSQVQPLFSSNTLKVLSSDLGTLIHSPNSSSPPPSHKSNVLAMEELVEKVTGKSSLNNEKDEKSVENKCRFSKSPLPNPKDKQASPNPENLSKAVKNTAVEGLTESRGKEEEQAKSKVDTQIKCEVDSPQKPASNGCNNLSIITDHSPEQPLVNPLSALQSIMNNHLGKAAKVATPFIDPFSMLYKLSSNSAQIKSTEAMSQYPEDEDDQPMDLTKSKNTNGSTAKAAASTPNSNSGNNSKPVFKTFSQSSSPPPRENALMDISDMVKNLTGRLTPKSTTPSSISEKSDIDGCNFDDSLEELSPIQRRKGRQSNWNPQHLLILQAQFASSLRETSEGKFVISDLGPQERVHICKFTGLSMTTISHWLANVKYQLKRTGGTKFLKNIDSGQPLFLCSDCASQFRTPSSYIHHLESHLGFTLKDLSKLSIDLIEQQPVSRLEDKTFSSSALTLDDTGSINQCKLCNRTFVSKHAIKLHLCKTHGKSPEDHLIFVKEFEKFDKQ; translated from the coding sequence cttACGGACCTGAGGATGACTTTAAAGTGGGCAAGACTGATGAAGATGAACATCTTCAGGATGATGGCCTTTCACTGGACGGTCAAGATGCAGACTTTCTGTTtaatgatgatgaggatggaAGAGACCACTATAGCTGCCAAAACTCTCCACTCAGCAATGGCACAAACCCAGATGCTGGGTACGCCTCTCCACTCAGCACCACCAGTGAACAACTGGTGGACTTTAAGACCACATCTCCCTTTAATGATGGTCAGGACAAGGTAAAGGAGACGCTAGGAGAGAGTGAATCTATCAATGGCCTCTCACTACAGGACAGTCTGGCAAAAATGAAAGCTGTCTATGCAAACCTGATCTCTGATGCCTCCTGGTCAAGCATTGCTTTGGACGTGCTTAAAAGTAAACAAGGAAATAATTTTGAAACTAGCAATGGCAATGGGAGCAGTCACAAAGGGAGCAATGGGTTCCTGAACAGTCATAGCCCGGGCAACATCCATTTGAAGAGCAGATGTAGCAGTAACAGCACTTCAGTAAGTACTAATGTTAGCACCAGCATTACCAACACAAGAACAGTGTCAAGCAACACTGGCACTGGTGTAGGCTCTGGCAACACGGGAGGATTAGCCTATGACTGGCACCAGGCAGCGTTGGCCAAAACTCTACAGCATACACCATACCAGCTCCTTCCTGAGCCTAGCCTTTTTAGCACCGTGCAGCTTTACAGGCAAAATAATAAGCTCTATGGCCCCGTGTTTACTGGTGCTAGCAAGTTCAGGTGCAAGGACTGTAGTGCAGCCTATGACACTTTAGTTGGCTTGACGGTGCATATGAACGAGACGGGCCACTATCGTGATGACAATAAGGACACAGAGGATGATCGAAGCAAGAAGTGGTCCAAGCCACGAAAGCGTTCCCTTCTGGAAATGGAAGGCAAGGAAGATGCCCAGAAAGTTCTTAAATGCATGTACTGTGGTCACTCTTTTGAATCTTTGCAAGACCTTAGTGTTCACatgatcaaaacaaaacactatcaGAAAGTGCCTCTCAAAGAACCAATGCCAGCCCTAACATCAAAGCTGGTACCCCCAACCAAAAAACGAGCATTTCAAGAATTGATGTCTCCTAGCTCGCCGGAGTCTGTGTCATCTGGGATACTGCTGGGAGAGTCCCCCAAAGACCAAAAAGTGGCCAATCCATATGTCACTCCTAACAATCGATATGGTTACCAAAACGGTGCCAGCTATACTTGGCAGTTTGAGGCACGCAAGGCACAAATTCTTAAATGCATGGAGTGTGGCAGTTCACATGACACACTGCAACAACTGACAGCACACATGATGGTCACAGGACACTTTCTCAAAGTAACCAATTCGGCTTCTAAAAAGGGTAAGCAGTTAGTTTTTGATCCTGTCATTGAGGAGAAAATCCAGTCAATTCCACTGCCACCAACGACCACACGATTCCCAGCATCCAATGGGAAGTTACAGTCTGACTCCCCAATGGAGCCCGCTAGCCCTGAAAGTAAAAACgatgaaaaaaaaggtgaagagtTGGACGAAGAAAGAATAGAAGCTAGGGAAcagggcaaaaaaataaaagaggaaaaagaagagagcCCAGACACTGCTGATAAACCTGGAAAGACCAGATCTTACCAATATCTGAGAGAAGAAGACTTGGAAGAGACACCTAAAGGTGGCTTTGATATCTTGAAGTCTTTAGAGAATACAGTTTCAAGTGCGATCAGCAAGGCTCAGACAGGAACACCGACTTGGGGTGGATACCCCAGCATTCATGCAGCCTATCAGCTCCATGGATCCTTGAAGTCTACTTTGCCTTCTTGTTCACAGGTTCAACCTTTATTTAGCAGCAACACTTTAAAGGTGCTGTCCTCTGATTTGGGTACACTTATCCATTCACCAAATAGCTCATCTCCACCTCCAAGCCACAAGAGCAATGTGCTGGCAATGGAGGAGCTGGTGGAAAAGGTAACAGGAAAAAGttcattaaataatgaaaaagatgaaaaatctGTAGAGAATAAGTGCAGGTTTTCAAAGTCACCGTTGCCAAATCCAAAGGACAAACAGGCTTCGCCCAATCCAGAAAATCTGTCAAAGGCCGTCAAAAATACTGCAGTAGAAGGTCTTACTGAGTCAAGAGGCAAAGAGGAAGAGCAGGCAAAGAGTAAAGTGGATACACAGATTAAGTGTGAAGTAGATTCCCCCCAAAAGCCTGCAAGCAATGGCTGCAACAACCTGAGCATTATCACTGATCACTCGCCTGAGCAACCACTTGTCAACCCTCTTAGTGCTTTGCAATCTATCATGAACAACCACTTGGGAAAAGCTGCAAAAGTAGCCACCCCCTTCATAGACCCCTTTTCAATGCTTTATAAGCTCAGCAGCAACTCTGCTCAGATTAAGTCAACAGAGGCTATGAGTCAGTACCCTGAAGATGAGGATGACCAACCCATGGACTTGACCAAATCCAAGAACACCAATGGAAGTACAGCTAAGGCTGCTGCTTCTACACCAAACAGCAACAGCGGTAACAACAGCAAACCAGTCTTCAAAACATTCTCTCAGTCTTCATCTCCACCCCCACGAGAAAATGCTTTGATGGATATTTCCGACATGGTAAAAAATCTGACTGGCCGTTTGACACCAAAGTCCACAACCCCATCATCTATCTCTGAAAAATCTGACATCGATGGCTGTAACTTCGATGACAGCTTGGAGGAGCTGTCTCCCATCCAAAGACGGAAAGGCCGACAGTCAAACTGGAATCCACAGCACCTACTGATACTCCAGGCCCAGTTTGCCTCCAGTCTTAGAGAGACATCTGAGGGGAAGTTTGTAATCAGTGACTTAGGACCACAGGAAAGGGTCCACATCTGTAAATTCACTGGTCTCTCCATGACTACTATTTCACATTGGCTGGCCAATGTAAAATACCAGCTAAAGCGTACAGGGGGCACTAAGTTCCTAAAAAATATTGACTCTGGCCAGCCTCTCTTTTTGTGCAGTGATTGTGCATCCCAGTTCAGGACTCCCTCCTCCTACATTCACCATTTGGAGTCCCATCTTGGGTTTACCCTGAAGGACCTCTCAAAGCTATCCATAGACTTAATAGAGCAACAACCAGTCAGCAGACTAGAGGACAAGACTTTCAGTTCCTCTGCACTCACGTTAGACGACACTGGTTCAATAAATCAGTGCAAACTGTGCAATCGGACATTTGTGAGCAAACATGCAATCAAATTGCACCTTTGCAAAACACATGGAAAGTCACCCGAGGACCATCTCATCTTTGTGAAAGAGTTTGAAAAGTTTGACAAACAATGA